From a single Streptomyces misionensis genomic region:
- a CDS encoding DUF2786 domain-containing protein: MTGRVVHRLWIALTALSAGRGTIGDVTSTASTVERAFAAALYDDTDTGLDTGASLLAADPAADTELARRGEEFVASAWRRGWAPADVIRLVRRELEQPHVHLAAALIRAQAGRDRPRGRRWAAQLEELPDGPARGADRFSHATAVLELYRLLLRLPALEPLEEETRRPRDPAASRHLGRIRALLAKAEATGYPEEAEALTAKAQELMARHSVDEALLAAAAPAPDAPGACRIGVEPPYEQAKAVLLDAVATANHCRAVWNEPLCFSTVVGFEADLESVELLYTSLLVQATHAMAKAEAGQRAAGRKRTKTFRQSFLAAYAHRVGDRLTAAAESQVTRDLLPVLATREAAVSGRLERMFPQTTTTRLRGVSDAAGWTEGTAAADRAQVRARPRLE, encoded by the coding sequence ATGACCGGAAGAGTTGTCCACAGGCTGTGGATCGCGCTCACCGCGCTGTCGGCGGGGCGTGGCACGATCGGCGATGTGACCAGTACCGCCAGCACCGTCGAGCGGGCCTTCGCGGCCGCGCTCTACGACGACACCGACACCGGCCTCGACACGGGCGCCTCCCTGCTCGCCGCCGACCCCGCCGCGGACACCGAACTCGCCCGGCGCGGCGAGGAGTTCGTGGCGTCCGCGTGGCGCCGCGGCTGGGCGCCCGCCGATGTCATACGCCTGGTGCGGCGCGAACTGGAGCAGCCGCACGTCCACCTGGCCGCCGCCCTGATCCGGGCCCAGGCGGGCCGGGACCGGCCGCGCGGGCGCCGCTGGGCCGCCCAGCTCGAAGAGCTTCCGGACGGCCCCGCGCGCGGAGCCGACCGCTTCTCCCACGCCACCGCCGTCCTGGAGCTGTACCGCCTGCTGCTGCGCCTGCCCGCCCTGGAGCCCCTGGAGGAGGAGACCCGGCGCCCCCGCGATCCGGCCGCCTCCCGGCACCTCGGCCGCATCCGCGCGCTGCTGGCCAAGGCAGAGGCGACCGGCTACCCGGAGGAGGCTGAGGCGCTGACCGCCAAGGCGCAGGAGCTGATGGCCCGGCACAGCGTCGACGAGGCGCTGCTCGCCGCCGCGGCGCCCGCGCCGGACGCGCCCGGAGCCTGCCGGATCGGCGTCGAGCCGCCGTACGAGCAGGCCAAGGCCGTCCTGCTGGACGCCGTGGCCACCGCCAACCACTGCCGTGCGGTGTGGAACGAACCGCTCTGCTTCTCCACCGTCGTCGGCTTCGAGGCCGACCTGGAGTCCGTCGAGCTGCTCTACACCTCGCTGCTGGTGCAGGCCACGCACGCGATGGCCAAGGCCGAGGCCGGTCAGCGTGCCGCCGGACGCAAGCGCACCAAGACCTTCCGGCAGTCGTTCCTCGCCGCCTACGCCCACCGGGTCGGCGACCGGCTCACCGCCGCCGCGGAGAGTCAGGTCACCCGGGACCTGCTGCCGGTGCTGGCCACCCGTGAGGCGGCCGTCAGCGGTCGCCTCGAGCGCATGTTCCCGCAGACCACGACCACCCGGCTGCGCGGAGTGAGCGACGCGGCCGGGTGGACGGAGGGCACGGCGGCCGCCGACCGCGCCCAGGTCAGGGCGCGGCCACGGCTGGAGTGA
- a CDS encoding DUF4232 domain-containing protein — MRAIPLTVTAVAAALLLTACNGGGNNGSGGKNSSACQIGGVSLQVGAASVAPAAGDTGEVPVSITNQSKTCTLENFPAVTLSQKGVSGKLSAQKGATAQKLKLAKGEAATFTISYVRGKDGDATSLAASEMKITLPGGDSAQTFPWKYGPIAGQGAPNKPNASVSAFQQAGD; from the coding sequence ATGCGCGCCATTCCGCTCACCGTCACCGCCGTTGCCGCCGCCCTGCTGCTGACCGCCTGCAACGGGGGCGGGAACAACGGCAGCGGCGGCAAGAACAGCTCGGCCTGCCAGATCGGCGGGGTCTCCCTCCAGGTCGGGGCGGCGAGCGTGGCGCCGGCGGCGGGTGACACCGGCGAGGTTCCGGTCAGCATCACCAACCAGAGCAAGACGTGCACGCTGGAGAACTTCCCCGCCGTCACCCTGAGCCAGAAGGGCGTGAGCGGGAAGCTGTCCGCGCAGAAGGGCGCCACCGCGCAGAAGCTGAAGCTCGCCAAGGGTGAGGCGGCGACCTTCACGATCAGCTACGTGCGGGGCAAGGACGGGGACGCCACCAGCCTCGCGGCCAGCGAAATGAAGATCACCCTGCCGGGCGGCGACTCCGCGCAGACCTTCCCCTGGAAGTACGGCCCGATCGCCGGCCAGGGCGCCCCGAACAAGCCGAACGCCTCCGTCAGCGCCTTCCAGCAGGCCGGCGACTGA
- a CDS encoding DUF397 domain-containing protein, giving the protein MDRDVDGVFGGYDVYNGMAATQLDGVAWQKSRHSNSQGSCVEFARLPGGEVAVRNSRFPDGPALVYTRAEIEAMLLGVKDGEFDHLIAS; this is encoded by the coding sequence GTGGACCGCGACGTTGACGGCGTGTTCGGGGGGTACGACGTGTACAACGGCATGGCTGCCACGCAGCTGGACGGAGTGGCCTGGCAGAAGAGCAGGCACAGCAACTCACAGGGTTCCTGCGTGGAGTTCGCGCGGCTGCCCGGCGGTGAGGTCGCCGTCCGCAACTCGCGCTTCCCGGACGGCCCGGCGCTCGTCTACACGCGGGCGGAGATCGAGGCGATGCTGCTCGGCGTCAAGGACGGCGAGTTCGACCACCTGATAGCGAGCTGA
- a CDS encoding ATP-binding protein, which produces MLKPLRQGLPPLDPAAVSSAASCALPARYEAVREARRFTRDTLAQWDVGERFDDICLVVSELVTNALRHALPAEFGCADEHTASVRLHLMRWAERLVCAVRDPSHETPVPRDSDDFSAESGRGLFLVDSFADGWGWHPLAGPLEGKVVWAMFRLDTAA; this is translated from the coding sequence ATGCTCAAGCCGTTACGGCAGGGCCTTCCGCCGCTGGATCCCGCGGCCGTGTCCAGTGCCGCGTCCTGTGCTCTGCCGGCCCGGTACGAAGCGGTGCGCGAAGCCCGGCGGTTCACCCGGGACACCCTGGCCCAGTGGGACGTCGGCGAGCGCTTCGACGACATCTGCCTGGTCGTCTCCGAACTCGTCACCAACGCGCTGCGGCACGCGCTGCCCGCGGAGTTCGGGTGCGCGGACGAGCACACCGCGTCGGTACGGCTGCATCTGATGCGCTGGGCCGAGCGGTTGGTGTGCGCGGTGCGCGACCCGAGCCACGAGACGCCGGTGCCACGGGACTCGGACGACTTCTCCGCGGAATCGGGCCGCGGCCTCTTCCTGGTCGACTCGTTCGCCGACGGCTGGGGCTGGCACCCGCTCGCGGGCCCGCTGGAGGGCAAAGTGGTGTGGGCGATGTTCCGCCTGGACACCGCGGCCTGA
- a CDS encoding helix-turn-helix domain-containing protein — protein MLLGSQLRRLREARGITREAAGYSIRASESKISRMELGRVSFKTRDVEDLLTLYGITDEAERQSLLSLAREANVAGWWHSYSDVLPNWFPTYVGLEGAAALIRAYEVQFVHGLLQTEEYARAVVRRGMKGASADDVERRVALRLERQKYLLTDSGPEFHIVLDEAALRRPYGGREVMRGQLQHLIDISERPNVRLQVMPFSFGGHSGESGAFTILSFPESDLSDVVYLEQLTSALYLDKREDVAQYEQALKELQQDSPGPDESRDLLRGLLQLS, from the coding sequence ATGCTGCTCGGCTCGCAACTCAGGCGACTGCGGGAGGCGCGGGGGATCACGCGCGAGGCGGCGGGGTACTCCATCCGCGCCTCCGAGTCGAAGATCAGCCGGATGGAGCTGGGCCGGGTGAGCTTCAAGACGCGGGACGTGGAAGACCTGCTGACGCTGTACGGCATCACGGACGAGGCGGAGCGGCAGTCGCTGCTGTCCCTCGCCCGCGAGGCCAACGTCGCGGGCTGGTGGCACAGTTACAGCGACGTCCTGCCCAACTGGTTCCCCACCTACGTGGGCCTGGAGGGCGCCGCCGCCCTGATCCGCGCCTACGAGGTTCAGTTCGTGCACGGCCTGCTGCAGACCGAGGAGTACGCCCGCGCGGTGGTCCGGCGCGGCATGAAGGGCGCGAGCGCGGACGACGTCGAACGGCGGGTCGCGCTGCGCCTGGAGCGCCAGAAGTACCTGCTGACCGACAGCGGCCCCGAGTTCCACATCGTCCTGGACGAGGCCGCGCTGCGCCGCCCCTACGGCGGCCGCGAGGTGATGCGCGGCCAGCTCCAGCACCTGATCGACATCTCGGAGCGGCCCAACGTACGGCTCCAGGTCATGCCGTTCAGCTTCGGCGGCCACTCCGGCGAGAGCGGCGCGTTCACGATCCTCAGCTTCCCCGAGTCCGATCTGTCCGACGTCGTCTACCTGGAGCAGCTGACCAGCGCCCTGTACCTGGACAAGCGCGAGGACGTGGCCCAGTACGAGCAGGCGCTCAAGGAGTTGCAGCAGGACAGCCCGGGCCCGGACGAGAGCCGGGATCTTCTGCGGGGGCTGCTCCAACTCTCGTGA
- a CDS encoding aldehyde dehydrogenase family protein, with the protein MSSYFSDLAQQYIDGEWRPGSGSWDVIDFNPYDDEKLASITVATVDEVDQAYRAAARAQKAWGETSPYVRRAVFERVLRLLEDREQEISDLIIAELGGTRVKAGFELHLAKEFLREAVHLALAPEGRILPSPGEGKENRVYRVPVGVVGVISPFNFPFLLSLKSVAPALALGNGVVLKPHQNTPIAGGTLIAKLFEEAGLPGGLLNVVVTDIAEIGDAFIEHPIPKVISFTGSDQVGRHVATVCAANFKRSVLELGGNSALVVLDDADLDYAVDAAVFSRFVHQGQVCMAANRVLVDRSVADEFTEKFVAKVRTLKVGDPRDPETVIGPVINSAQANALSGVVEQALAEGATALVHGTTTNNLVEPSVLTGVPADSSLLQQEVFGPVVFLVPFDGEEEAVRIVNDTPYGLSGAVHTGNVERGVAFAKRIDSGMFHVNDGTVHDEPIVPFGGEKNSGVGRLNGETTLEAFTSVKWISVQHGRSGFPF; encoded by the coding sequence ATGTCGTCCTACTTCAGCGACCTGGCCCAGCAGTACATCGACGGTGAATGGCGACCGGGCAGTGGCTCCTGGGACGTCATCGACTTCAATCCGTACGACGACGAGAAGCTGGCCTCCATCACCGTGGCCACCGTCGACGAGGTCGACCAGGCCTACCGGGCCGCCGCGCGCGCCCAGAAGGCCTGGGGCGAGACCAGCCCGTACGTCCGGCGCGCGGTGTTCGAGCGGGTGCTGCGGCTGCTGGAGGACCGCGAGCAGGAGATATCCGACCTGATCATCGCGGAGCTCGGCGGCACCCGGGTGAAGGCCGGCTTCGAGCTGCACCTCGCCAAGGAGTTCCTGCGCGAGGCCGTCCACCTGGCGCTGGCCCCCGAGGGCCGGATCCTGCCGTCCCCGGGCGAGGGCAAGGAGAACCGCGTCTACCGGGTGCCGGTGGGCGTCGTGGGCGTGATCAGCCCCTTCAACTTCCCCTTCCTGCTGTCGCTGAAGTCCGTCGCCCCGGCCCTCGCGCTCGGCAACGGCGTGGTCCTCAAGCCGCACCAGAACACCCCGATCGCCGGCGGCACCCTGATCGCCAAGCTGTTCGAGGAGGCCGGGCTGCCCGGCGGCCTGCTGAACGTGGTCGTCACCGACATCGCCGAGATCGGCGACGCGTTCATCGAGCACCCGATCCCGAAGGTCATCTCCTTCACCGGTTCCGACCAGGTGGGCCGGCACGTCGCCACCGTCTGCGCCGCCAACTTCAAGCGCTCGGTGCTCGAACTGGGCGGCAACAGCGCCCTGGTGGTGCTGGACGACGCGGACCTCGACTACGCGGTGGACGCGGCGGTCTTCAGCCGGTTCGTCCACCAGGGCCAGGTCTGCATGGCCGCCAACCGGGTCCTCGTGGACCGGTCGGTCGCCGACGAGTTCACCGAGAAGTTCGTCGCCAAGGTCCGCACCCTCAAGGTCGGCGACCCGCGCGACCCGGAGACCGTCATCGGCCCGGTGATCAACTCCGCGCAGGCGAACGCCCTTTCCGGCGTGGTCGAGCAGGCGCTGGCCGAGGGCGCCACCGCCCTGGTGCACGGCACCACCACCAACAACCTGGTCGAGCCCTCGGTGCTCACCGGTGTGCCCGCCGACTCGTCGCTGCTCCAGCAGGAGGTGTTCGGTCCGGTCGTCTTCCTCGTCCCGTTCGACGGCGAGGAGGAGGCGGTCAGGATCGTCAACGACACCCCGTACGGCCTCAGCGGCGCCGTCCACACCGGGAACGTCGAGCGGGGCGTCGCCTTCGCCAAGCGCATCGACAGCGGCATGTTCCACGTGAACGACGGCACCGTGCACGACGAGCCGATCGTGCCCTTCGGCGGTGAGAAGAACTCCGGTGTCGGCCGCCTCAACGGCGAGACGACCCTGGAGGCCTTCACCTCGGTCAAGTGGATCTCGGTCCAGCACGGCCGCAGCGGCTTCCCGTTCTGA
- a CDS encoding DinB family protein, with amino-acid sequence MVTHVAAEARGDERGALLAFLEEQRGGIRRAVLGLSEEQARTRPSASELSLGGLLKHVAEVEQAWLARAKQEPPAVRRDQSNWDESFRLVGEETVASQLAYWEQVAAETEKYIRSAPSLDDTFPLPPDPWFPPEGRVSLRWLCLHLIRETARHAGHADILRESLDGKTAFELVALERQEP; translated from the coding sequence ATGGTCACGCACGTGGCTGCGGAGGCACGGGGCGACGAGCGGGGAGCGCTGCTGGCGTTCCTGGAGGAGCAGCGCGGCGGCATCCGCCGGGCCGTGCTCGGGCTGAGCGAGGAGCAGGCCCGCACCCGTCCGAGCGCGAGCGAGCTGTCCCTGGGCGGGCTGCTCAAGCACGTCGCCGAGGTCGAGCAGGCGTGGCTCGCCCGCGCGAAGCAGGAGCCGCCGGCGGTGCGGCGGGACCAGTCGAACTGGGACGAGAGCTTCCGGCTGGTCGGCGAGGAGACGGTGGCCTCCCAGCTGGCGTACTGGGAGCAGGTCGCGGCCGAGACGGAGAAGTACATCCGCTCCGCGCCCAGCCTGGACGACACCTTCCCGCTGCCGCCCGACCCCTGGTTCCCGCCGGAGGGCCGCGTCTCGCTGCGCTGGCTGTGCCTCCACCTGATCCGCGAGACCGCCCGGCACGCCGGTCACGCCGACATCCTGCGCGAGTCCCTCGACGGGAAGACCGCCTTCGAACTGGTCGCCCTGGAGCGGCAGGAGCCGTAA
- a CDS encoding MerR family transcriptional regulator: MGYSVGQVAGFAGVTVRTLHHYDEIGLLVPGERTYAGHRRYTDADLDRLQQVLFYRELGFPLDEVAALLDDPDADPGAHLRRQHALLTDRIERLQRMAAAVEHAMEARTMGINLTPEERFEVFGDKDPEQYREEARARWGDTEVYAESQRRAATYTKEDWKRIKAEVDDWQERYAALVAAGVRPADEAAMDLAEEHRRHVGTYYFDVPYEMHRCFAQMYVSDERFKAYYDAVHPGLAEHLRDAILANADRHAS, from the coding sequence TTGGGCTACTCCGTGGGACAGGTCGCGGGATTCGCCGGCGTCACGGTGCGCACCCTGCACCACTACGACGAGATCGGCCTGCTGGTGCCCGGCGAGCGCACGTACGCGGGCCACCGGCGCTACACCGACGCCGATCTCGACCGGCTCCAACAGGTCCTGTTCTACCGGGAACTCGGCTTCCCGCTCGACGAGGTCGCGGCCCTGCTGGACGACCCGGACGCGGACCCCGGCGCGCACCTGCGCCGGCAGCACGCGCTGCTGACCGACCGGATCGAGCGGCTCCAGAGGATGGCCGCGGCCGTGGAGCACGCCATGGAGGCACGCACGATGGGCATCAACCTCACCCCGGAAGAGCGGTTCGAGGTGTTCGGGGACAAGGACCCCGAGCAGTACCGCGAGGAGGCGCGGGCGCGCTGGGGCGACACGGAGGTGTACGCCGAGTCGCAGCGCCGCGCCGCCACCTACACCAAGGAGGACTGGAAGCGGATCAAGGCCGAGGTCGACGACTGGCAGGAGCGGTACGCCGCCCTGGTGGCGGCCGGCGTGCGGCCCGCCGACGAGGCGGCCATGGACCTCGCCGAGGAACACCGCCGGCACGTCGGCACGTACTACTTCGACGTCCCGTACGAGATGCACCGGTGCTTCGCGCAGATGTACGTCTCCGACGAGCGCTTCAAGGCGTACTACGACGCGGTGCACCCGGGACTCGCCGAACACCTGCGCGACGCGATCCTGGCCAACGCCGACCGCCACGCCTCCTGA
- a CDS encoding YbjQ family protein codes for MGLEDFGGGQGPQSDVLVVTTNDVPGYRVEQVIGEVFGLTVRSRHLGSQIGAGLKSMIGGELKGLTKTLVQTRNQAMERLVEQARARGANGVLAFRFDVTEAADVGTEVCAYGTAVVLTRE; via the coding sequence ATGGGACTCGAGGACTTCGGCGGCGGGCAGGGGCCCCAGTCGGACGTACTGGTCGTGACGACGAACGACGTGCCGGGCTACCGGGTGGAGCAGGTGATCGGTGAGGTCTTCGGGCTCACCGTACGCTCGCGGCACCTGGGCAGCCAGATCGGCGCCGGGCTGAAGTCGATGATCGGCGGCGAGCTGAAGGGGCTGACCAAGACGTTGGTGCAGACCCGCAACCAGGCCATGGAGCGCCTGGTGGAGCAGGCCCGCGCGCGGGGCGCCAACGGGGTGCTCGCCTTCCGGTTCGACGTGACGGAGGCCGCGGACGTCGGCACCGAGGTGTGCGCCTACGGCACGGCCGTGGTCCTGACCCGGGAGTGA
- a CDS encoding DedA family protein: protein MTLALGPSWLDPNYLLDTYSIWGLLLIVFAESGLLIGFFLPGDSLLFTCGLLITSHQLDFPLWGAIALICVAAILGDQAGYMFGKKVGPSLFNRPDSRLFKQENVTKAHEFFEKYGPKSLILARFVPVVRTFTPIIAGVSGMRYRSFLTFNVIGGTLWGAGVTLLGSWLGNIGFVKNNIEAILILIVLVSVVPIGIEYLRARGKEKKGARDQAQERPRPARAEAPRPQYQPPMTDDATTRLRRIEPDEPRPYRQQQYGGGQYGDQGYDGRQYGHQQPQPHQQPQPQYQQPQYQQPRQQDWDQRQPYYDPRQYPQQGQAPQGQYPPHQDQDGYPYDQRDR, encoded by the coding sequence ATGACACTCGCCCTCGGCCCGAGCTGGCTGGACCCCAACTACCTGCTCGACACCTACAGCATCTGGGGTCTGCTGCTCATAGTCTTCGCCGAGTCCGGCCTGCTCATCGGCTTCTTCCTGCCCGGCGACTCGCTGCTGTTCACCTGCGGTCTGCTGATCACCTCGCACCAGCTGGACTTCCCGCTGTGGGGCGCGATCGCGCTGATCTGCGTGGCCGCGATCCTCGGTGACCAGGCGGGCTACATGTTCGGCAAGAAGGTGGGCCCGTCCCTGTTCAACCGGCCCGACTCCCGCCTGTTCAAGCAGGAGAACGTCACCAAGGCGCACGAGTTCTTCGAGAAGTACGGCCCCAAGTCGCTGATCCTGGCCCGCTTCGTGCCGGTGGTGCGCACCTTCACGCCGATCATCGCGGGCGTGAGCGGCATGCGGTACCGGTCCTTCCTGACCTTCAACGTCATCGGCGGCACCCTGTGGGGCGCGGGCGTCACCCTGCTCGGTTCCTGGCTCGGCAACATCGGCTTCGTGAAGAACAACATCGAGGCGATCCTCATCCTGATCGTCCTCGTCTCGGTGGTCCCGATCGGCATCGAGTACCTGCGGGCCCGCGGCAAGGAGAAGAAGGGCGCCCGGGACCAGGCGCAGGAGCGGCCGCGGCCGGCCCGGGCCGAGGCACCCCGCCCGCAGTACCAGCCCCCGATGACGGACGACGCCACGACCCGGCTGCGCCGCATCGAACCGGACGAGCCGCGGCCGTACCGGCAGCAGCAGTACGGCGGCGGGCAGTACGGCGACCAGGGCTACGACGGCCGGCAGTACGGCCACCAGCAGCCCCAGCCGCACCAGCAGCCTCAGCCGCAGTACCAGCAGCCGCAGTACCAGCAGCCCCGGCAGCAGGACTGGGACCAGCGGCAGCCGTACTACGACCCGCGCCAGTACCCGCAGCAGGGCCAGGCCCCCCAGGGCCAGTACCCGCCCCACCAGGACCAGGACGGGTACCCGTACGACCAGCGCGACCGGTAG
- a CDS encoding threonine/serine ThrE exporter family protein, producing the protein MTEAEDRKPRSDEARYDPEITSEFAIPKGLDVPKTVAEPETTSEFAVPEGLLAPQPPGAEPEGSAFSTPRTYSAQGGPAAFTPATGVPLVSLIKDAPWQDRMRTMLRMPVTERPAPEPVQHEEESGPAVPRVLDLTLRIGELLLAGGEGAEDVEAAMFAVCRSYGLDRCEPNVTFTLLSISHQPSLVEDPVTASRTVRRRGTDYTRLAAVFRLVDDLTDPETHVSLEEAYRRLAEIRRNRHPYPGWALSLASGLLAGAASMLVGGDLVVFFAAAVGAMLGDRLAWLCAGRGLPEFYQFTVAAMPPAAIGVAFALAHVDVKASAVITGGLFALLPGRALVAGVQDGLTGFYITASARLLEVLYFFVGIVTGVLVVLYFGVKVGGKLNPDVALHTSQRPLIQIAASMLLSLTFAVLLQQERSTVLWVTLNGGVAWSVYGAMRYVADISPVASTAVAAGLVGLFGQLLSRYRFASALPYTTAAIGPLLPGSATYFGLLNMAQNHVDKGLVSLANAASLAMAIAIGVNLGSEVFRLFLRVGSPGKRRAAKRTRGF; encoded by the coding sequence GTGACGGAGGCGGAGGACCGCAAGCCCCGGTCTGACGAGGCGCGGTACGACCCGGAGATCACTTCGGAGTTCGCCATCCCCAAGGGGCTCGACGTCCCGAAGACGGTGGCCGAACCGGAGACGACCTCCGAGTTCGCGGTGCCCGAAGGGCTCCTCGCGCCGCAGCCGCCGGGCGCGGAACCGGAGGGATCGGCGTTCAGCACGCCGCGCACGTACAGCGCGCAGGGCGGGCCGGCCGCGTTCACGCCGGCCACCGGGGTGCCGCTGGTCAGCCTGATCAAGGACGCCCCGTGGCAGGACCGGATGCGCACGATGCTGCGCATGCCGGTGACGGAGCGGCCCGCGCCGGAGCCGGTGCAGCACGAGGAGGAGAGCGGCCCGGCGGTCCCGCGCGTGCTGGACCTGACCCTGCGTATCGGGGAGCTGCTGCTGGCGGGCGGCGAGGGCGCGGAGGACGTGGAGGCCGCGATGTTCGCGGTGTGCCGGTCCTACGGCCTGGACCGCTGCGAGCCCAACGTCACGTTCACCCTGCTGTCGATCTCGCACCAGCCGTCGCTGGTGGAGGACCCGGTGACGGCCTCCCGGACGGTACGGCGGCGCGGCACCGACTACACCCGCCTCGCGGCCGTCTTCCGGCTGGTGGACGACCTGACCGACCCCGAGACCCATGTGTCCCTGGAGGAGGCCTACCGGCGCCTGGCCGAGATACGGCGCAACCGGCACCCCTACCCCGGCTGGGCGCTGAGCCTGGCCAGCGGGCTGCTGGCGGGCGCGGCCTCGATGCTGGTCGGCGGTGATCTGGTCGTCTTCTTCGCGGCGGCGGTCGGTGCGATGCTCGGCGACCGGCTGGCGTGGCTGTGCGCGGGCCGCGGACTGCCGGAGTTCTACCAGTTCACGGTGGCCGCGATGCCGCCCGCGGCGATCGGGGTGGCGTTCGCGCTGGCCCACGTGGACGTGAAGGCGTCCGCGGTGATCACCGGTGGGCTGTTCGCGCTGCTGCCCGGACGGGCGCTGGTGGCCGGCGTCCAGGACGGCCTGACGGGCTTCTACATCACCGCCTCGGCCCGCCTCCTGGAGGTCCTGTACTTCTTCGTGGGCATCGTCACCGGCGTGCTGGTCGTCCTGTACTTCGGCGTGAAGGTGGGCGGCAAGCTCAACCCGGACGTGGCGCTGCACACCTCCCAGCGGCCGCTGATCCAGATCGCGGCCTCCATGCTGCTGTCGCTGACCTTCGCGGTGCTGCTCCAGCAGGAACGGTCCACCGTGCTCTGGGTGACCCTCAACGGCGGGGTCGCCTGGAGCGTGTACGGCGCGATGCGCTACGTCGCCGACATCTCGCCGGTGGCGTCCACGGCGGTGGCCGCGGGCCTGGTCGGGCTGTTCGGGCAGCTGCTGTCCCGCTACCGGTTCGCCTCCGCGCTGCCGTACACGACGGCGGCGATCGGGCCGCTGCTACCCGGTTCCGCGACCTACTTCGGGCTGTTGAACATGGCCCAGAACCACGTGGACAAGGGGCTGGTGTCGCTGGCCAACGCGGCGTCGCTGGCCATGGCGATCGCGATCGGGGTCAATCTCGGGTCCGAGGTCTTCCGGCTGTTCCTGCGCGTGGGCTCCCCCGGCAAGCGCAGGGCGGCCAAGCGGACCAGGGGGTTCTGA
- a CDS encoding inorganic diphosphatase: MEFDVTIEIPKGSRNKYEVDHETGRIRLDRRLFTSTAYPTDYGFVENTLGEDGDPLDALVILDEPTFPGCLIKCRAIGMFRMTDEAGGDDKLLCVPATDPRVEHLRDIHHVSEFDRLEIQHFFEVYKDLEPGKSVEGANWVGRADAEQEIERSYKRFKEQGGH; encoded by the coding sequence GTGGAGTTCGACGTCACGATCGAGATCCCGAAGGGTTCGCGCAACAAGTACGAGGTGGACCACGAGACCGGTCGGATCCGCCTGGACCGTCGCCTCTTCACCTCGACCGCCTACCCGACCGACTACGGCTTCGTCGAGAACACCCTCGGCGAGGACGGCGACCCGCTGGACGCGCTGGTCATCCTGGACGAGCCGACCTTCCCGGGGTGCCTGATCAAGTGCCGCGCCATCGGCATGTTCCGGATGACGGACGAGGCGGGCGGCGACGACAAGCTGCTGTGCGTGCCGGCCACCGACCCGCGGGTCGAGCACCTGCGCGACATCCACCACGTGTCGGAGTTCGACCGCCTGGAGATCCAGCACTTCTTCGAGGTGTACAAGGACCTGGAGCCCGGCAAGTCGGTCGAGGGCGCCAACTGGGTGGGCCGTGCGGACGCCGAGCAGGAGATCGAGCGGTCCTACAAGCGCTTCAAGGAGCAGGGCGGTCACTGA